The Sphingobium sp. JS3065 genomic sequence AGCATATCGGCCAATTCGGAATGTCGGGAAGTGGGCAATGGCGGACATTCCTTCTCCCTTGAGGGAGAAGGATATGGAGCCTTGGCGACGAAGGAGCCTAGGCGGAGTTGGATGAGGGGGAGCGGGCCTTCGGCCCGCGCGATCCGTTGGATCGCAACCCCCTCACCCAGCTACGACTAAGGCAGCAAGCTGCCAAGTCTGCGCAACCCTCTCCCTCAAGGGAGAGGGATTTGGAACGTCCGCTCTCCACCCTAAACCGCCACGATCTCCGGCAGGATAGCGTCCAGCAGCAACATGCCCGCCGGTTCGATAAGGATCTGCTGGCCTTGTCGCCGGACCAGGCCATGGCCAGTCAGTCGCGTCACCGCCTCCGCATCCACCAAAGTTCCGACCGCCAGCCCTGACAAGCGCGCGATCCGTTCCAGGTCCACGCCTTCGCCAAGCCGCAACCCCATCAGCAACGCTTCCCTCGCCCGGTCTTCGGGGCCGAGCGGTTCTTCGCTTTGCAGTCCATGCCCGTTGCGGGTGACCGCATTCATCCAATTCTCCGGCTTCCGGTGCCGCAGCGTCGCCAGCCCCCCGCGCCGGCCATGCGCGCCCGGCCCCACGCCCGCATAGTCGCCATAGCGCCAATAGGAGAGATTATGACGGCTTTCCTGCCCCGGCCTGGCATGGTTGCTGATCTCATAGGCGGGGATACCCGCCGCCGCCGTCATCGCCTGAGTCTGTTCATAGAGGGTGGCGGCATGGTCCGGATCGGCCGGGGTCAGCCTGCCCTGTGCCGCCAGCGTCGCGAAGCGGGTGCCCGGCTCTATGGTCAGTTGATAGAGCGAAAGATGATCGGTGCCGAAGGACAGGCCCCGCGCCAGTTCCGCTTCCCAATCCGCCTCGCTCTGGCCGGGCCGGGCATAGATGAGGTCGAAATTCACCCGCTTGAAAACCGATTGCGCGACATCCAGCGCCGCCACTCCCTCCCGCACGTCATGGGCGCGGCCCAGGAAATGCAGCGCTTCATCCTCCAGCGCCTGCAGGCCGAGCGACACGCGGTTCACCCCCGCCGCCGCCAGATCCGCGAAGCGCGCCGCCTCGACCGAACTGGGATTGGCCTCCAGCGTGATTTCGATGTCGGGCGTCGGCGCCCAATGGCGCGCCGCCGCGTCGATCAGCGCCTCCACGATCCGGGGCGGCATCAGCGATGGCGTCCCGCCGCCGAAGAAGATCGAGGAGAGCGGCCGCCCGCCGTTCAGTCCCGCTTCATGGGCGAGATCCTTCAGCAGCGCATCCCGCCACGCATCCGTATCGATGTCCGCCCGCACATGACTGTTAAAATCGCAATAAGGACATTTGGAAACGCAAAATGGCCAATGCACATATAAAGCCAGGGGGTCGGCCAGGTCCGATGCGTGCGGCGCGGAAGCGGGTATAAAGAGGTCGGATGGCATGAGTGGGGGCGTTCTTAA encodes the following:
- the hemW gene encoding radical SAM family heme chaperone HemW; amino-acid sequence: MPSDLFIPASAPHASDLADPLALYVHWPFCVSKCPYCDFNSHVRADIDTDAWRDALLKDLAHEAGLNGGRPLSSIFFGGGTPSLMPPRIVEALIDAAARHWAPTPDIEITLEANPSSVEAARFADLAAAGVNRVSLGLQALEDEALHFLGRAHDVREGVAALDVAQSVFKRVNFDLIYARPGQSEADWEAELARGLSFGTDHLSLYQLTIEPGTRFATLAAQGRLTPADPDHAATLYEQTQAMTAAAGIPAYEISNHARPGQESRHNLSYWRYGDYAGVGPGAHGRRGGLATLRHRKPENWMNAVTRNGHGLQSEEPLGPEDRAREALLMGLRLGEGVDLERIARLSGLAVGTLVDAEAVTRLTGHGLVRRQGQQILIEPAGMLLLDAILPEIVAV